Proteins co-encoded in one Listeria ivanovii subsp. ivanovii genomic window:
- a CDS encoding MerR family transcriptional regulator, which yields MSEKEIRRSMPLFPIGPVMKLTDLTARQIRYYEDQGLIHPARNQGNHRLYSLQDIDVLLEIKDYLNDGLNIAGIKKMYQMQQKESKEPLTDDDVRKILRKEMQQAGRFVKQDATGKQQLPRF from the coding sequence GTGAGTGAAAAGGAAATACGGAGATCTATGCCGCTTTTTCCAATTGGGCCTGTGATGAAGCTAACCGATCTCACCGCTAGACAAATTCGCTATTATGAAGACCAAGGATTAATCCATCCGGCTCGAAATCAAGGAAATCACCGTTTGTATTCACTTCAAGACATTGATGTTTTGCTAGAGATTAAAGATTATTTGAATGATGGTCTGAATATTGCGGGAATTAAGAAAATGTACCAAATGCAGCAAAAAGAATCCAAAGAGCCATTAACAGATGACGATGTTCGTAAAATACTTAGAAAAGAAATGCAGCAAGCTGGGCGTTTTGTAAAACAAGATGCAACCGGGAAACAACAATTACCAAGGTTTTAA
- the hflX gene encoding GTPase HflX, whose product MEREKIILVGVFLPNKTEEVFWNSISELHSLAKTADGEVVDELIQNLERVNQASFIGSGKLVELAELVEMHKADVVIFNSELSATQVRNISKAVDARIIDRTQLILDIFAMRAKSKEGKLQVAYAQYKYLLPRLSGQGVSLSKLGGGIGSRGPGESKLEMDKRHIREKMHDIKLQLTLVEQHRKRIIDRRNDQDIFRFGLIGYTNAGKSTIFNRLTNETTLEEDKLFATLDPTTRKIRFSGGFQALLTDTVGFIQDLPTTLIAAFRSTLEETANVDVLVHVVDASDRDYLQHETTVLALLEELEMSHIPLLTVYNKMDQVAVTFIPDQPEHLQISALDPAAPNILKQRMIELIEKNWSYFTQELSEKNGKELAQIKQKAWITKLAYLEEKQAYLIEGYQPRKESTNDWNSNSES is encoded by the coding sequence GTGGAACGTGAGAAGATAATCTTAGTTGGTGTTTTTTTGCCAAATAAAACAGAAGAAGTTTTTTGGAATTCAATCAGTGAACTTCATAGCCTAGCGAAAACAGCGGATGGGGAAGTGGTAGATGAACTCATTCAAAATTTAGAACGAGTAAACCAAGCTTCTTTTATCGGTTCTGGTAAACTGGTAGAGCTTGCTGAGCTAGTAGAAATGCATAAGGCGGATGTAGTTATTTTTAATAGTGAACTCAGTGCTACCCAAGTACGTAATATATCTAAAGCTGTGGATGCACGTATTATTGATAGAACCCAATTGATTTTAGATATCTTTGCGATGCGAGCTAAGTCAAAGGAAGGTAAGTTGCAGGTAGCCTATGCTCAATATAAATACTTATTACCTCGACTAAGTGGACAGGGTGTTTCTCTGTCTAAACTCGGAGGCGGAATCGGTTCGAGAGGTCCAGGTGAATCAAAACTCGAAATGGATAAACGGCATATTCGCGAAAAAATGCATGATATTAAATTGCAGTTAACGCTCGTCGAACAACATCGAAAACGAATCATTGACAGACGAAATGACCAAGATATTTTTCGCTTTGGATTAATTGGTTATACGAATGCTGGGAAATCGACTATTTTCAATCGACTCACGAATGAAACAACTTTAGAAGAAGATAAATTATTTGCGACTCTAGATCCAACAACACGAAAGATTCGATTTTCAGGCGGATTTCAGGCGCTTTTAACAGATACAGTAGGATTTATTCAAGATTTGCCAACGACGCTTATTGCAGCTTTTCGTTCGACTTTAGAAGAAACAGCTAATGTGGATGTTTTAGTTCATGTTGTCGACGCATCCGATAGGGATTATTTGCAACATGAAACAACGGTATTAGCTTTGTTAGAGGAGTTGGAAATGAGTCATATTCCATTATTAACAGTTTATAATAAAATGGATCAAGTAGCAGTAACGTTTATTCCCGACCAGCCAGAGCATTTACAAATTTCTGCGCTAGATCCTGCAGCACCTAATATATTAAAACAACGAATGATTGAATTGATTGAAAAAAACTGGAGCTATTTTACACAAGAACTTTCCGAAAAAAACGGTAAAGAATTAGCCCAAATAAAACAAAAAGCATGGATTACGAAACTAGCGTATCTGGAAGAAAAGCAAGCGTATTTAATTGAAGGATACCAGCCGAGAAAGGAGTCTACTAATGACTGGAATTCAAATAGTGAGAGCTAA
- a CDS encoding aminotransferase class I/II-fold pyridoxal phosphate-dependent enzyme — translation MTGIQIVRAKIEKQISSLQNKTDQIAEFNQAKVLDAFQANKVSDFHFHPTTGYGYDDEGRDTLERVYAAVFRTEAALVRPQIISGTHAISTVLFGILRPGDDLLYITGTPYDTLEEIVGIRAKGQGSLRDFQIGYDAVALTKKGDVDFTEVAQKMTSKTKVVGIQRSRGYADRPSFTIEKIAEMVAFVKNINPEVIVFVDNCYGEFVEKLEPTEVGADIIAGSLIKNPGGGLAKTGGYIAGTEKLVELCGYRLTTPGIGREAGASLYSLLEMYQGFFLAPHVTAQAIKGARFTAAMLAEFGVEADPVWDAPRTDLIQSVSFHDKAKMVAFAQAIQAASPVNAHVLPIGAYMPGYEDDVIMAAGTFIQGASLELTADGPIREPYQLYVQGGLTYEHVKIAVTRAIENTL, via the coding sequence ATGACTGGAATTCAAATAGTGAGAGCTAAAATAGAAAAGCAAATTTCCTCATTGCAAAACAAGACGGATCAAATAGCAGAATTTAATCAAGCGAAAGTATTAGATGCATTTCAAGCAAATAAAGTAAGTGATTTTCATTTTCATCCAACGACCGGATATGGATACGATGATGAAGGAAGAGATACATTAGAACGAGTATATGCAGCCGTTTTTCGTACAGAAGCTGCTCTTGTTCGACCGCAAATTATTTCCGGAACACATGCTATTTCGACCGTGTTATTTGGTATTCTTCGTCCCGGGGATGATTTATTATATATCACTGGGACTCCTTATGATACGTTAGAAGAAATAGTCGGAATACGTGCTAAAGGACAAGGCTCACTTCGAGATTTCCAGATTGGCTATGACGCAGTTGCTTTAACGAAGAAGGGCGATGTGGATTTTACCGAAGTTGCACAAAAAATGACTTCTAAAACAAAAGTAGTTGGTATTCAACGTTCCAGAGGTTATGCAGATAGACCCTCATTTACAATAGAGAAAATTGCAGAAATGGTTGCTTTTGTAAAAAATATAAATCCAGAAGTCATTGTTTTTGTCGATAATTGTTATGGAGAATTTGTCGAAAAACTAGAACCGACAGAAGTGGGGGCAGATATTATTGCCGGCTCTTTAATTAAAAATCCAGGTGGAGGACTTGCTAAAACTGGTGGATATATCGCTGGTACAGAAAAATTAGTGGAGTTATGTGGATACCGATTAACTACCCCAGGAATAGGTAGAGAAGCAGGAGCCTCATTATACAGTTTATTAGAGATGTATCAAGGATTCTTTTTAGCTCCTCATGTTACCGCACAAGCCATTAAAGGAGCAAGATTTACTGCTGCAATGCTTGCTGAATTTGGGGTGGAAGCAGACCCGGTTTGGGATGCGCCAAGAACGGATTTAATTCAAAGTGTTTCCTTTCATGATAAAGCTAAAATGGTTGCTTTTGCACAAGCAATCCAAGCAGCTTCTCCAGTTAACGCACATGTTTTACCAATCGGTGCTTATATGCCTGGTTATGAAGATGACGTGATAATGGCAGCAGGGACATTTATTCAAGGGGCTAGTTTAGAGTTAACGGCAGATGGACCAATTAGAGAACCGTACCAATTATACGTACAAGGTGGTTTGACATATGAACATGTCAAAATCGCTGTTACTCGAGCAATTGAAAATACGCTTTAA